The sequence CGGTGGCGTACGAGGCCTCCCGGCCGATCAGCGTGGTCACCACGGTTTCCGGGGCGGCGTTCGACAGCTGCAACGCCAATCCCTCCACTTCGGCGCGTGCCCCGGGGAGGGGGAACGTCTGCGAGCTGTCGGCCAGGGGGTCACCAATGAGCAGCACGCGCAGCGGCGAGCGCACGAAGGGGCGACCTCGCGACGCGTCGGGAATCCCTGGCATGCGACGGCACGTGGGGCGCGCGAGCGCGAGGGACCATTCACCCACGGTCGTCCACTCCCACGGGAGCGCCCAAAGCTCGGGAGGGATGTCGAGGATGATCGTGGTCGACGGCGGCGTCGCCAGCAGCGCCTCGTCCACGCCCTCTAGCACGCGCGCGAGGAGGTCGCCGACGTGCCACCGCGCCCCCTGGGCGACGTCTCCGATCGGAATGTCGGTCGCGTTCGAGAGGTACTGCGACAGCTCGGCCCATGCTGGCGAAAGGTTGGTCGCGGTGGTGATCCGCTCGAGCGGGAGGGCGACGCCGTCCAGGTCGCGCAGCGTGGTCTGGAACCAGGTGCAATCGACCATCACGTCGCGCGCACGAAGGCGAACGACCATGGCCGGGTCGGCCGTGCGCGTACGCAGGACCCGGCGCGGTGACTGCACGGACGCCTGCACCGGCGGCTGCACTGGTGCTGCTGCCTGCGCAGGTGATTGCTCTGGCGCGCTGGCCTTGGCCAGATAGCGCAGCAGGCCGGCCACCTCCCCGAACGCCCCCTTCGCGAACGAGATCACCTCGATGCCGGCTGTGCGTCGCAGGATCGCCCGCTCCGACGCGCTCACGTTTTCCATGAGCGCGTACCGCGGCGGCGCCTCGCTCCCGAACGTGGTGAGCTGCGAGTCCAGCAGCAGGCGGAAGTTAGGATCGCTGAGCGAATAACCGACGAACAGGACCGCGTGCGTGAGCAGCAGCGATGACATCACCGCCTGGAAGGCGGGATTGGCGTGCGTGATGCGTCGATAGTCCTCGCTGGTGAAGACCATCGAGTCGTCGTCATGGATGGTCCCGTGCGCCTTGAGGATGAAGAACGCGCCATCGAGCAGGAGCGTCCCGTGCTGCGCCAGCTCCATTCCGGTCGGCGCCTTGGGGATGCCGAAGTCGCTCCACCGGGCGAAGGCGTCTTCGAGCAGCGTGTCGAAGTTGGTGGTGACGATGCAGGCGTACGGCGTCTGCACGATGGCGCGGTGCGTGGCCTCGGGGGGACTGGCGGGGCGCGCGAGCTGGTCGCGAAGCATGCGCCCGAAGAAGGTGCGCCCCAGCAGCGTGCGGCACTGGTCGGCGACCTCGGCGAACTTGTACTGCGCCAGCAGGCTCTCGAGCTCGTCCTTGCGCGCCGCATCGCCGAGTTGGGCATGCGTGCCCTCCACCACGTGCCGCATCAGGTCACCCCACCCCGGGTACCCGGCGGGACGTGAGAGGCCGGCGCCCACGAAGAGCACGCAGCGACGCTCGCGCACGTAGCTCACGAGCGCCGGGAGCTCGCTGGCGCTACGAAAGTCCGGACGTCCTGTTCCCATCGCCGCTCCTGTGGAGGTTCCCGCCTCGCCGAGCCTGTCGCCGCGCGCATGCCTCGATCACCCGCGAGAGGCTAGATTTCGCCACACGCCGGGTGCGGCTTCCGCCCCCTCGCGGCCAACCGTCCGGCGCATCATTCGCTGCGTTCGCTCCAACATGGCACAATTGCTCAACGCCTGGGTGTGGTTCGAGACGGTCCTGCTCGTCATCATCGCCACCCCCTTCGCCTTCATCCTCTTCTGCCTCACCGCCCCCTTCGACAAGGGGCGGTATGCTGCCGGGCGCTTCTTTCGCTTGCTCGGCGTCCTGACCGTCAAGCTCAACCCGCTCTGGAAGTTCGAGATGGGGGGCGACTTCATCCGTGACCCCCGTCGCCCCTACGTGGCGGTTTCGAACCACGAGTCGTACGCCGACATCTTCCTCATCTCCCACCTGCCGTGGGAGATGAAGTGGCTGTCCAAGGAGACGATGTTCAAGATCCCGTGCTTCGGCTGGATGATGCGCATGGCCGGCGACATCGAGGTCCGACGCGGGGAGCGTACGAGCATCGTGCGGGCGATGAAGGAGGCGCGCGACCGCCTGAGCAAGCGCGTGAGCGTGATGATCTTCCCCGAAGGGACGCGCTCGCGCGACGGAGAACTGCTCCCCTTCAAGGACGGCGCCTTTCGCCTGGCGCTCGAGGCCGGGGCCCCGATCCTCCCCATCGTCGTCGCGGGGACGCGCGACTGCATGCAGAAGGGGACGTTCCGCTTCCAGAAGGCGCGAGCCCGCGTGAAGGTCCTCCCCCCCATCGAAGTGACGGGGATGACCATCGCCGATGTCGCGGAGCTGCGCGACCGAACGCGCGCGGTGATCGCCGAAGCGCGCCACGCGCTCGTGCGCGAGATGCGAGGGGAGTCCTGAGGCTCCCCCCGCGACCGGCCGGTGGCTACTGCACCACCGCCCCGCTCAGCGCCATCGCCGCCTTCACCGCGGCATAAGCGTTCACCACGCCGCCGGTCCGAGAGAGCGCACCGAAGGCGACCTTCTCGCCGTTCTGCGCCCCCGGGCGCACGACCATCAGCTCGGCATAACGAGTCGACGTGTCGAGGACGAGCTTCTTGACGTCGGCGGCGGTGAGCTTGGGGAAGTAGCTCATGAGGAGCGCCGCGACCCCCGAGACCACCGGCGCCGCCATGCTCGTCCCGCTCTCGCGAGCGTAGCCCCCTCCCGGGATCGTCGACAGGATGTCGACGCCAGGGGCAAAGACATCCACCTGCTCCCTGCCGTAGTTGGAGAACGGTGCGGCGAGCGCGCTCCCTCCCTTCCACGAGGCCGCCCCGACCTCGATCCAGTTGGCGGCGCTCCCTTCGCCCGCATAACGCGCGACTGGGAAGCTCGGCGTCTCGGCCAGGTTCTCGCCGTCGTTGCCGGCGGCATGGACCAGGAGCACCCCCTTGGAGTCGGCGTACTTGACCGCGGCGTCGACCAGCGGCTTGTCGGGAGAAAAGTCCTTCCCGAACGACATGTTGATGACCTGCGCCCCGTTGTCGACCGCGTAGCGGATGGCTGCGGCGATGTCCTTGTCGTGCTCGTCGCCGTTAGGCACGGCGCGCACCACCATCAGCTTCACCGCGCCGGGGGCGCCGGCAATGCCCTCGATCCCGGTGCCGTTGTCGCGCAGCGCGCCGATGATCCCCGCCACGTGCGAGCCATGCTTCGCTTCTGGGCCGGTCACGTCGCGGTTGCCGTAGCGGCGCTCGTTGGGGTTGCTCGCATCGTCGCCGACGATGGTGCGCGGATTGAAGTCGGGGTTGAGCCCGTACTCGAGACGCCCCTGCACGTCTTCCTTGGCATCGTGCAGCTCCTCGCCGGTGATCCCGCTCGCTGCCATGCGCAGGAACAGGTCACGCGCCTGGCGCACGCTATCGGCCGATGGGGCGAGCGCCGTCACGCGTGCCACGCTGATCGAGTCGCGCGGGATCGCCGTCGACAGGACGCGCACGGCGCGCGAGTACATGCCATCGACCATGAGGATCTGCGCGGACATCTGCTGCAATTCGGTGCGCTTGGCGGTGAACGCCTTGGCGATGCCGTCGCAGCGTGCGCGCGCCGTGCTGTCGGGAGCCGGCGTCTGGGCGCGCATCTTCGTGCACCGCACGTGTTCGCGCGTGAGTTCGAGCTGGTCCCAGTTCACGTTCTGGCCGTTGGCGCCACCCAGGAAGTTCCAGCCATGGATGTCGTCCACATAGCCGTTGCCGTCGTCGTCCTTGCCGTTGCCGGCTACTTCGCGCGGGTTGGTCCAGAGGTTGGCGCGCAGGTCGACGTGCGCGGTGTCGACGCCACCGTCGATGACAGCGACAACGACCGTGCGCTCGGGCTTGCGACCGCGCAGCAGCTCCTGCGCGGCGCGACGTGCCGCCGTCCCTGGGACCCGATCGGTCGCTGGGTCGAGGAGCTGCCAGTCGGCGGGGGCCTCGGCGAGTGGGGCTGCAGCGGCGGTGTTGCCCGGAGCGGTCGCCGCGGAGGGCCGTGCCGAGGGAGCGGGCGCGGGGGCGGGGGCCACGGGGCGTGTGCTCGGCGTGGCACAGGCGCCAAGGACGCTCACGGCCAGGGCGACGAGGACGTGCGGGTGCTTCGGCATGACGCGAGGGGTGACGCTCCGGCGCCGGCCGGGTGGTCGGCGTCGCGGAGGCATGAAGACAGTACATTAATGACCTCTCGATGATCCCTGCGACCCGCACCGCCCCCGTCCGGATACTGGCACGAACTCGGCGCGCCACCGCCGCGGGGGCGGCCGTCGTGGCCGCCCTCGGATTGCCGATCGCCGGCGCGCCGGCCCAGACCAGTGGGGAGTCGATCGTCCCTCGCCCGGCGCGGGCGCTCGCCGACTCGACCGGCGCCCCCTTCGAGCTGAGAAGCCCGGTACACATCGTCGTGGCTTCCGGAGGCGTGCGGCTCCGCGAGATCGGGGAGTTGCTCGGCACGGTGATCCGCGAGCGCACGGGCTTCGTCGTGCGCGTGTCGGCAGGGGATGTGTCGCAGGCACCCGAGGGGGCGATCACGCTCGACACGGTGCGCTTCGCCCCTCGACTTGCGCCGCCCGCTGGCGGTGGCGCCGAGGCCTACACGCTCGACGTGTCCCGGCGCAGCGTCGCGATTCGCGGGGCGACGTCCGCTGCGGTGCTGTGGGGGGTGCAGAGCTTCCGTCAGCTGCTTCCGCCCGACTTCGAGCGTCGAGGTGGCGCCCGGCGCGCCGCCTGGAGGGTCGCGCCGGTGCGGGTCGACGATGCGCCGCGCTTCTCGTGGCGTGGCAGCATGGTCGACGTCGGACGCCACTTTTCCCCGTGCGCGACATCAAGCGGCACATCGACCTGCTGTCGCGCTACAAGCTCAACATCTTCCACTGGCACCTGACGGACGACCAGGGGTGGCGCCTCGAGATCCGGCGCTTCCCGGCGCTCGCGCGCGTGGGAGGGCGCCGCACGGAGGCGACCGGCGACCGCTACGCCGGCTTCTACACGCAGGCCGAGGCGCGAGAGGTGGTGGAGTACGCGCGCCAACGCGGGGTCACGGTCGTCCCGGAGATCGAGATGCCGGGGCATTCGTCGGCCGCCCTCGCCGCCTATCCGCAGTTGGGGTGTACGGGAGAGACGATCGCCGTCCCCAACTCGTGGGGGGTCTTCGCCGACATCTTCTGCGCCGGCAAGGACGAGGTGTTCACGACCCTGTTCGGTGTGCTCGACGAGGTGATGGACATCTTCCCCTCGCCGTACGTGCACATCGGCGGCGACGAAGTCCCGAAGGATCGCTGGAGGGCCTGTGCCGCCTGCCAGGCGGTGATGCGGCGCGAGGGGCTGGCCAACGAGGAAGAGCTGCAGGGGTGGTTCCTGCGTCGCATCGCGGCGCACGTGTCGTCGCGCGGGCGCACGATCATCGGCTGGGACGAGGTGCTCGAGGGGCGCTTCGCCCCGGGGGCGATCGTGCAGTCGTGGCGCGACTCCTCCTTCACGCGCAAGGCCGCCGAGCGCGGGCACCGCGTGATTGCCTCGCCCAACGAGTGGGTGTACCTCAACCGGCAGGCAGGAGAGCTGACGCTGGAGCAGGTGTACGCCTTCGATCCCGTCCCCAAGGGGCTCGCCGCGGGCGAGCAGCACCGGGTGCTGGGGAGCGAGGTGACGTTCTGGAGCGAGCACATCACCTCGGGGACCAACCTGGCGCTGATGGCGCTTCCGCGACTGCTGGACTTTGCCGATGTGGTGTGGGGGGCGGCGCCGCGTGACCTGACGGCGTTGCAGCTGCGCATCGACGGCGATCACCGCGCGCGCCTCGGTGGGATGGAATTCGTCATGGGACCCGGCGCCCGAGCCCTCCCGCGCATCGTCATCACCTTCGACAGCGTCACGCGCCAGGCGCGTTGGCAGCTGACGGACACACTCGCCGGGCTTGGCGTGCACGCGACCTTCGATGGCAGCCCCCCGCGCCCCACCTCGCGCGCCCTCGCCCCGGGCGCAGGGCTCGGGAAGGGCGGGATGGTGCGGCTGCAAGCGTTCGTGGCCGGGGAACGTGTGCTGGAGGAGCGGCACCTCACGATTCGCCAGCACGCGGGGGTCGGGGCGCGCGCGCGCATCACGCCGGCGCCGAGCACGTCGTATCCCGGGACCGGACCGTTCACGCTCACCGACGGGTTGATCGGCAGCCCGGCGCATGGCGACGGGCTCTGGACGGGATGGTGGGGGCCCGACGTCGAGATCGTCGTCGACCTCGGTCAGCTGCAACCGGTCGCGCACGTCTCGGCGAACTTCCTGCAGAACGTGCGGTCGTGGATCGTGCTGCCGGCGCAGGTCGGGGTGTCGTGGTCCAACGACGGTGAGCGGTGGAGCGAGCCGCGGCTGCAGGGGCACGATGTCCCGATCGCGCGCGACGGGGCCATCGTGCACCCATTCGCCCTGGCACTCCCTGCCGGGACCTCGGCGCGATTCGTCCGGCTCACGGCGCGCAACGCCGGGCGACTGCCGCCCGGCCATCCGGGGGCAGGCGAGGCGTCGTGGCTCTTTGCCGATGAGATCGTGATCACGCCTCGCGCCGCCGCGAGGATGCGATGAGCGACGCGGTGGGGGCGGTGCGCGCGATTGCGTCTGCATCGGTGTCGTCGGTGATGCGCGCGCGCATCGCGGTGGCGGCGATCTTCTTCCTCAACGGCGTGTCGGTGGCCAGCTGGGTCGTGCGCATCCCCGACGCGCAGCGGGCCCTGGCGCTGTCGGCGGGGACGCTCGGGCTCGCGCTGCTCGGCGCCGCTGGCGGAGCACTGGTGGCGATGCCGTTCGCGGGGCGCCTGGTGTCGCGCCACGGGAGCCGCGCCGTGACGGTCGGGGCGGCGCTGGCCTATGCCGCCACCCTCGCACTCCCCGCGGTGGCCCCGTCGCTCATCCTGCTCATCGCCGCGCTCTTCATCAACGGGGCGGCGAACGGGTCGCTCAACGTGGCGATGAACGCCCAGGCATCGACGGTCGAACGTGTGCACGGGCGCCCGATCATGGCCTCATTCCACGCGCTCTTCAGCGGAGGGGGGCTGGCCGGGGCGGCCGGCGGCGGGATGATTGCGGCTGGCGGCGCCTCGGCGCAGTTGCATCTGGCGGCAGTCGGCGGGGTGATGATCGCCCTCGTCGTCCTCGCCGCGCGCGCCATGCTGCCAGCGTCGGCCGAGTGGCATCCGCCGGAGGCGGAGGCGGAGGCGGGAGACGAAGCGGTACGTCCCGGTCGCCGGGTGATCCTGCTGGGGGTGCTCGCCTTCAGCGTCCTCTTTGCCGAGGGGGCGATGGGCGACTGGAGCGCGGTCTACCTGCGCGACGTGGCCGGGGCGGGGCCCGGGCTCGCGGCGTCGGGGTACGCGGCCTTCTCCATCGCCATGGCGCTGGGGCGTGTGGTCGGGGACCACCTCACCGCGCGCTTGGGGGCGACGCGCATGGTGGGGTTCGGCGCCTTCCTCGCCACCGCCGGGATCGCCCTCGCCCTCTTCGATCCCAGCACGCGCGCCATCGCCATCGGCTTTGGCGCGGTAGGGGCCGGGCTCGCGACCGCCTTCCCGTCGGTGCTCACGGCGGCGAGCCGGGTGCCTGGAATGAAGGCCGGGGCGGGGATCGCCGCGGTCGCCACGTTAGGCTACACAGGGCTGCTCGCGGGGCCTCCGCTCATCGGCTTCGTGGCGCAGATGACGAACCTGCGAGGGGGGATGGCCGCCGTGGGGATGGCCTGCCTGCTGACCGCGGTGCTGGCCGGGACGTTGCGCGAGGACGACGGCTCCTAGCCCGTCGCGCCGAAGAGCAGTCCGGCCCCCGCGGTGGCGGCCATGGCCAGCGCCCCCCAGAAGGTGACGCGCACGATGCCCTTCATGAGTGGGGCGCCACCCGTCTGCGCGGCGAGCCCGCCGAGCAGCATGAGTCCCAGGATCGAGCCGCCGGCCACCCAGTAGGTAACGGCAGCCTCTGGTGCGACGACGGTAATGACCAGCGGGACGATCGCTCCCACGGCGAAGGTCCCCGCCGATGCGAGCGCCGCCTGCAGCGGGCGCGCCGCCGATGTCTCGGTGAAGCCCAACTCGTCGTGTGCGTGTGCCGCGAGTGCGTCCTTGGCCGTGAGTTCCACCGCGATCTGCCTGGCGAGCGCGGGGGAGACGCCGCGCTTCACGTAGATGCCGGTGAGTTCCTCGAGTTCGGCTTCGGGCTCCGTCGCCAGCTCGCGCCGTTCGCGCGCGAGGTCGGCAGATTCCGTGTCGGCCTGCGACGAGACCGACACGTACTCTCCCGCTGCCATCGACATCGCCCCGGCCACGAGCCCGGCGACACCCGCCACCAGGATGGCGCGCGCCGAACCCTCGGCCGCTGCGACGCCGACGACGAGCGAGGCGGTCGAGACCAATCCGTCGTTTGCGCCCAGCACCGCGGCGCGCAGCCAACCGATGCGGCCGGCGCGATGTTGCTCGGAGTGACGGGCAATCTGAAACGCCAAGTGACCCTCGGGGTGCGGCGGCGGGGTGCCTAACGGATGCGGGGCAAGCTGGACGTATTGCACAGGCACCGCAAGCGAGTCATCCCCTACGCCGCACCGTCTGTCGCATCACTGCACCCTACGGCAAGTCACAACTGGTCGACCGGGATCTCCGTTGCCGGTTTCACGATGGCCGGCGCAGACGTCGGGGCCGGCGCCGCAATGACCGGTTCCATCTTGGGCGCGCGCACCGTGAGGATCCCGTCTGCGAGCGCCGCGGTGATCTTCTCGGCGTCGACCGTCTTGGGGAAGCCGAAGCGACGGTACACATCGCTCGATCGGAACTCGCTCCACACGATGCTCTCGTCCTCGCCCTGCTTTTCGCGCGTGGAGGTGGCGTGCACGATCAGCTCGGTCGGTGTCGCGGTGACCTCGATGTCGTTGGCGGCAAAGCCGGGAAGCGTGACGTCCACACGGAAATCGCCGTTGGCCTCCGTGAGCTCTGCGGCGGGCCGCCCCAGCACCTCGTGCTCGGCCGCGATCCAGTCGTCCAGCTCGTGTCCCGCGGTTCCGCCACGCGTGGCGAACAGCTCGAAGGCGCGCTGTCGCACGGCGTCCAGGCGTTGGGCGAGTTCGCTGAAGACCGGGAGGGCGCGCTCGTCATCGTTCGCGCGCTGGATGCGAATGCCTGACATGGTCCACTCCTCCGTCCTGCCCTAACGGGGAAACAACTGCGGCACGGCTGGGGCACGCGACGGGGGCAGCCGCGCCGAGCGGGGCACACACAGTGTCACGTCCCGCTGTGGGGCGCAATCCGGGAATCCCCGGAGCGTGCACGGGGGATGACAGCCGCAGCAGGTCGTTTGACAGGACCTGCGACCGGTCCATCGATTGTGCCCACGATCGTGCGCACCACGGCGTCGCCGCTCAGGTCGGCGATGGCACACGACCCGAGGCGTGCGACCAGCATCCTCGCAGGATCACCACGGCCGGGAGCGCTGCGCGGCTACAGCGCTGTAGGATAGGTGGCGGGCAGTTCACCATGCTCCCACAGCCCGGTTCGCTCGAGTGGCTCGAGGGCGCGCGTGGAATCGTAGTGCAGCAGCACGTCGAACTGTTCGGGGAGGCGCGTCTCGAAGTAGTGGCTGATGCGTTCCGTCTGCGGGCGGTAGATCACCCCAATGGCCCGCTGCAGGCGCGGCGCATCGAGGACGCGCCGCAGTTCGGCCGACCGACGCAAGTCGAGCAGCAGCTGCGCCCCGGCGTCGTGCAGCACGGCCTCGTACGATCCCGGCAGTGCGGGGCGTACGGCCATGCGTTGCGCGGGGGCGCCCCAGTCCGAGGCGGCGGTGACCGTACCATCATAGGTGGAGAAGCCCACAAGCAAGGCGTCGCTGCCGTAGTCGTGACGCACGAGCTGGCCCAGGTTCACCTCCCCGTGCCGCGACATCTCTGTCGCGGCCGCGTTCCCCAGATGGGAGTTGTGCGCCCAAACGACCAATCGCGCCGGCTTGTGCTCCGTGGCGCGCAGGTGATCGGCGAGGGTGCGCAACGTCTCGGCCATGTGCCGGTCGCGCACGTTCCACGAGGCGGCGCCGCCGCGGAACATCGCCCGGTAGTACGCCTCGGCGTTGCGTACCAGGCGAGCGTTCTGCTGTGCGAAGAAGTGTGCGTCGGCACCCAGCCGCCCGTCGCGCGACACCCACCCCGACGCGGCACGCTGCATGTCCACGAGTTGCTCGACCACTTCGTGTTCACACGACTCCGACATTCCGCGCGAGACGGCGAAGCCGTATTCCTGCGGGTCTTCGCCAAAATGATCGAAGCACGCGTACCGGTGCCGTGCTCGCGTGGCGGCCTCGGCGTCGACCACGTCGAGGTACGACAGCACGTGCGCCATCGAGGCGTGCATGCTGTACAGGTCGAGTCCATAGAATCCGACGCGCGGTGCTCCCTGCGGACGCGTGTCGTTATGCGCCCGCAGCCACCCCACGAAGTCCAGGACGTCGGCATTGCGCCACATCCACTGCGGGAAGCGGGTGAAGCCCCCCAGCGCCTCGTCGGCGTTCGGGTCGTCGGATTGTGCGCGCACGTACCGGTTGACGCGAAAGGCGTCGGGCCAGTCGGCCTCCACGGCGAGCGCCGTGAAACCGAACTCGCGGATGAGCCGCTTGGTGATCTCGGCTCGCACGCGATAGAAGTCGTGCGTCCCGTGCGAGGCCTCACCAATGAGAACGAAGCGCGTTCCTGCGGCCAGCTCGAGGATCGGGTCGAAGTCGCGCGGGCCACCTTCGAGGTGGCGCGCCTCCTTCGCCACCGTGCGCGCCGCGGAGGACGCGTCGCTGATCGCCGTGATGCTCGACATCGGTCCACCTCCTCGCCGGCGCATCGGGTCGGATGCGCTCCGGCGGCTCGTCAGGCTGGGTGCGGCGTGGGGGGATGCTCGGCGAGTATCGCCAGCACCTCCGCGTCGCTCACGTCATGGAAGTCATCGTACCAGTAGCCGACGCCGTAGAACGGCGCCGGGACCTCGAGGCACACGCACTCATCGGCACGCGCTCGCATGGCGTCGCACGCGCTCTCTGAGGCGACGGGGACGGCGGCGACGATGCGCGTAGCGCCGAGCGTGCGAATGGCGTCGACGGCCGCGGTCATCGTCGCGCCGGTCGCCAGGCCGTCGTCGACGACGATCACCGTCCGTTCGCTGAGCGCCAGCGGGCCACGTCCGCCACGAAAGAGCGCGTCGCGCCGGGCGAGTTCGCGCTCCTCGTGAGCGATCACGTCGGCCATGTCCGCCATCGTGATCCCGAGTTGCTGCATGGCGTCGCGATCGAAGACCGCGACCTCGCCGCTGGCGATCGCCCCAACGGCGAGCTCGCGGTTCCATGGGACGCCGAGCTTGCGCACCGTGAAGACGTCGAGCGGAGCCTGCAGCGACGTCGCCACCTCGGCGGCTACGAGCACGCCACCACGTGGCAGCCCAAGGACGATCACGTCGGGGCGCCCGGCGTAGTGCCCGAGGGCGTGGGCGAGGCGACGCCCGGCCTGCTCGCGATCGGCATAACGTGACATGGTCCCTCCTTCCTGCGGCGCGGGGCGCCACCCGAGACCGTCAGCGGTGCCTGCTCCAGCGTGGCACGCCGGCATGCGTGTCGCGAACGCGCCGCGGGACGGTGATACGCTGGGGGATTTCCCCCGTCGCATCCAGCAGGGGAATGCAGGGAAGGCGTCGGGGAGGTGCTCCTTGTGGGCGCCAGACACCGCGGCTGGTGCTCACCACGCGCGGAAATGCGGCGCGCCATCGGCAACTTCCAACCGTCCCGACAGGGGTTCTCGGATGGCGCACGGTGTGTGCACCCCTACAAGTTGAAGGCAGAAGGGGACGGCGCGCGATGAGAGACCGCTCGAGAGCGGAACGCCTCGCCGAACTGGCCCGACACTGCCAGGCCTGTGGGCTCCACGCCCTCAAACGCCTCCCGATCATCGCGATGCGCCGGATCCACCCGCCGTGAGTCGGCGGATTCACATGCACGGGCGCGTGCCCCCGCAGCGATCTCCTCTTCCTCACCCGCCGCTGCCACGCGCCACACGCAGTTCGCAGCATTCACCAGCAACTCACCGTGGTGCCGTATGCTCAGCCATCGCGACTTGACGCAATTGGCGGCGACCTACATGGACCGCCACGTACTGACCGTGTACCTGCGCGCGACCGTCGAAAACCCGGCCGACCGCAACCGGTGGCACGCCGAACTCGCACAGACGCTGCACGCCCTCCGTGAACGGGAGGCCGGGGCGAGTCACAGCGACCGCGCCGCCCTCGACGCCGCCGTCGCGACGCTGCGCGAGTGGCTGCTCGCCCAGAAGGGGACGCTGCGCGCCCCCGGCGTCCTCGTCATCGTGGCCCCGGGCGAGGTGCTGTTCTCCACGCCGATCGACACCGCCGTTCCCAACGTGGCCACCTGGAAGATGGGGATCCACGTGGCCCCGCTGCTCAAGGCTGTTTCGTTAGGTGCCTCGGCGGCGGTCCTCGTCCTCGACGCGCGCCACGCACACCTCTATCAGTTCACGCCGCCGCAGCACGTCGAGCGCGTCGAGTCGATGACCGCCGACGTCGACTTCGATGTTGAACATCACCTGGGCGGGGGGAACGCGACATTCCACCAAGGCACGCGCGGTGGGACGGCCGCCGACGAGATCGATCGCCAGCAGATGGTGGCCCGCGACCGGTTGTACGCCGACGTGATGGTGCGCGCCGTCGAGCTGGCGGGGCGTGATGGGTGGCTCTGCCTGGCCGGAAATGCGCGCGCGGTCGCGGCGGCCCGAGCCGCGGTTCCGCACGCCCTGGACGCGCGCACGCTTACGCTCGTAGGGCTGGACATGCACTCGACCCCGTACACGATCGCGCGCGAAGTGGCCAAGGTCACCCAGGCGCGTGCCGAGCAGATGGACACCGAGTTGGTGCGCGGCATCATCGACGAACACGGCTCGCGCGGTCGCGCCGTGACGGGGATCCGGGCAACCAAGGCGATGCTCGATCGTGAGGGGGTGGCCGACCTGATCCTGAGCGAGCGCTTCGTCGAGCTCTTCCCGGTCGACACCGACGACATGGTACGCCAC comes from Gemmatimonadota bacterium and encodes:
- a CDS encoding S8 family peptidase, whose translation is MPKHPHVLVALAVSVLGACATPSTRPVAPAPAPAPSARPSAATAPGNTAAAAPLAEAPADWQLLDPATDRVPGTAARRAAQELLRGRKPERTVVVAVIDGGVDTAHVDLRANLWTNPREVAGNGKDDDGNGYVDDIHGWNFLGGANGQNVNWDQLELTREHVRCTKMRAQTPAPDSTARARCDGIAKAFTAKRTELQQMSAQILMVDGMYSRAVRVLSTAIPRDSISVARVTALAPSADSVRQARDLFLRMAASGITGEELHDAKEDVQGRLEYGLNPDFNPRTIVGDDASNPNERRYGNRDVTGPEAKHGSHVAGIIGALRDNGTGIEGIAGAPGAVKLMVVRAVPNGDEHDKDIAAAIRYAVDNGAQVINMSFGKDFSPDKPLVDAAVKYADSKGVLLVHAAGNDGENLAETPSFPVARYAGEGSAANWIEVGAASWKGGSALAAPFSNYGREQVDVFAPGVDILSTIPGGGYARESGTSMAAPVVSGVAALLMSYFPKLTAADVKKLVLDTSTRYAELMVVRPGAQNGEKVAFGALSRTGGVVNAYAAVKAAMALSGAVVQ
- a CDS encoding 1-acyl-sn-glycerol-3-phosphate acyltransferase; the encoded protein is MAQLLNAWVWFETVLLVIIATPFAFILFCLTAPFDKGRYAAGRFFRLLGVLTVKLNPLWKFEMGGDFIRDPRRPYVAVSNHESYADIFLISHLPWEMKWLSKETMFKIPCFGWMMRMAGDIEVRRGERTSIVRAMKEARDRLSKRVSVMIFPEGTRSRDGELLPFKDGAFRLALEAGAPILPIVVAGTRDCMQKGTFRFQKARARVKVLPPIEVTGMTIADVAELRDRTRAVIAEARHALVREMRGES
- a CDS encoding SIR2 family protein, producing the protein MGTGRPDFRSASELPALVSYVRERRCVLFVGAGLSRPAGYPGWGDLMRHVVEGTHAQLGDAARKDELESLLAQYKFAEVADQCRTLLGRTFFGRMLRDQLARPASPPEATHRAIVQTPYACIVTTNFDTLLEDAFARWSDFGIPKAPTGMELAQHGTLLLDGAFFILKAHGTIHDDDSMVFTSEDYRRITHANPAFQAVMSSLLLTHAVLFVGYSLSDPNFRLLLDSQLTTFGSEAPPRYALMENVSASERAILRRTAGIEVISFAKGAFGEVAGLLRYLAKASAPEQSPAQAAAPVQPPVQASVQSPRRVLRTRTADPAMVVRLRARDVMVDCTWFQTTLRDLDGVALPLERITTATNLSPAWAELSQYLSNATDIPIGDVAQGARWHVGDLLARVLEGVDEALLATPPSTTIILDIPPELWALPWEWTTVGEWSLALARPTCRRMPGIPDASRGRPFVRSPLRVLLIGDPLADSSQTFPLPGARAEVEGLALQLSNAAPETVVTTLIGREASYATVLRELRHGRYDVVHFSGVSHDDGDGSYLMLHDGKVGTSELVTLLIKRPPALLFLNTIYSGFVPVFSQAFPLALREGTSFDDHYRELRRRRVGFERAAARSGVGTFVGVMGLTDDEVAGQVARAFYDILLSGKGAAHALHAARNRVRATLGKASWGRADTTSLQIAMAGYPDLRLVPARGVRATARRA
- a CDS encoding MFS transporter, coding for MSDAVGAVRAIASASVSSVMRARIAVAAIFFLNGVSVASWVVRIPDAQRALALSAGTLGLALLGAAGGALVAMPFAGRLVSRHGSRAVTVGAALAYAATLALPAVAPSLILLIAALFINGAANGSLNVAMNAQASTVERVHGRPIMASFHALFSGGGLAGAAGGGMIAAGGASAQLHLAAVGGVMIALVVLAARAMLPASAEWHPPEAEAEAGDEAVRPGRRVILLGVLAFSVLFAEGAMGDWSAVYLRDVAGAGPGLAASGYAAFSIAMALGRVVGDHLTARLGATRMVGFGAFLATAGIALALFDPSTRAIAIGFGAVGAGLATAFPSVLTAASRVPGMKAGAGIAAVATLGYTGLLAGPPLIGFVAQMTNLRGGMAAVGMACLLTAVLAGTLREDDGS
- a CDS encoding family 20 glycosylhydrolase, which codes for MRDIKRHIDLLSRYKLNIFHWHLTDDQGWRLEIRRFPALARVGGRRTEATGDRYAGFYTQAEAREVVEYARQRGVTVVPEIEMPGHSSAALAAYPQLGCTGETIAVPNSWGVFADIFCAGKDEVFTTLFGVLDEVMDIFPSPYVHIGGDEVPKDRWRACAACQAVMRREGLANEEELQGWFLRRIAAHVSSRGRTIIGWDEVLEGRFAPGAIVQSWRDSSFTRKAAERGHRVIASPNEWVYLNRQAGELTLEQVYAFDPVPKGLAAGEQHRVLGSEVTFWSEHITSGTNLALMALPRLLDFADVVWGAAPRDLTALQLRIDGDHRARLGGMEFVMGPGARALPRIVITFDSVTRQARWQLTDTLAGLGVHATFDGSPPRPTSRALAPGAGLGKGGMVRLQAFVAGERVLEERHLTIRQHAGVGARARITPAPSTSYPGTGPFTLTDGLIGSPAHGDGLWTGWWGPDVEIVVDLGQLQPVAHVSANFLQNVRSWIVLPAQVGVSWSNDGERWSEPRLQGHDVPIARDGAIVHPFALALPAGTSARFVRLTARNAGRLPPGHPGAGEASWLFADEIVITPRAAARMR